One segment of Etheostoma spectabile isolate EspeVRDwgs_2016 unplaced genomic scaffold, UIUC_Espe_1.0 scaffold00019297, whole genome shotgun sequence DNA contains the following:
- the LOC116684255 gene encoding trichohyalin-like, protein MSTRQEMVDRNAERQFSRVENKIMKAKRGGIQAAIQLERQTEKEYFDEIAAEETDFKKQKVQEALADARTKRLHQDGSVRTFNSAILRTQMQTENELLIGLKKEKQRCAEERERQYVIKMRRREEEVLIQEQKKASQKQTNIHSVTNYRSEQIKKKQQLREEERQKEKEERDQLRALAALHEQELRHEQEKKVESKKRLLQLRQREISSKILDGAKEARKGRRTKDNVFRLTWKKAAAKKNGPS, encoded by the coding sequence ATGTCCACCAGGCAAGAAATGGTGGACAGGAATGCTGAGCGTCAGTTCTCTAGAGTAGAGAACAAAATCATGAAAGCCAAAAGAGGAGGGATCCAAGCAGCAATTCAGCttgagaggcagacagagaagGAATACTTTGATGAGATCGCTGCAGAGGAGACTGACTTTAAGAAACAGAAAGTGCAGGAAGCTCTTGCAGACGCTAGGACGAAGAGGCTTCACCAGGATGGCTCCGTCAGAACATTTAACAGTGCCATCTTAAGGACACAGATGCAGACAGAGAATGAGCTACTCataggattaaaaaaagaaaaacaaagatgtgCTGAGGAACGAGAAAGACAGTATGTCATAAAGATGAGGCGTAGAGAGGAGGAAGTTCTGATTCAAGAGCAGAAGAAAGCTTCTCAGAAACAGACTAACATCCATTCTGTGACAAACTATCGCAGTGAGCAAATCAAGAAGAAGCAACAgctgagagaagaagagagacagaaggagaaggaagagagagatcaACTCCGGGCCCTTGCTGCCTTGCATGAACAGGAGCTAAGACATGAGCAAGAGAAAAAAGTGGAGTCAAAGAAAAGACTTTTACAGCTTCGACAAAGGGAGATCTCCAGTAAAATCCTTGACGGAGCGAAGGAGGCACGGAAGGGGAGGAGGACAAAAGACAACGTGTTCAGGTTGACATGGAAGAAAGCTGCAGCAAAGAAAAATGGACCAAGCTGA